Genomic DNA from Danio rerio strain Tuebingen ecotype United States chromosome 5, GRCz12tu, whole genome shotgun sequence:
tttcAACATCTAAAagtgaatggaagtcaatgagagCGGAGATCTTGAGCCAAAAAGGTTCCAATGGCTGCGTCCGCTCATACCTGATGGGTGAGGTCAACAATCTGGGTCTTTTTGTTTAGCATTTACTTTTGTGGTTTCAAtcctttctgttgaacacaaaagaaggggttttgaagaatgttggagaccAGGGTGCCGTTCTTCATACCTCGAtgagatgatttggcagatcctggatctgttcatcttgataactgatctctggctaatttgttcttcaaacaagttcgcgaatcagattaaaatatctggatgagctgatctgagatcgctgtgtgtgttgtgaaggactgatctatccaTCCtccaaatcatgatcagcaatgcagtgattggctgacggcacagcagcgtaatgacatcatctgattaatattcaattattcatgtgagcaaaattacatcaaattagcagtaaacagcTTGTTAAATATGATGCGCAGTAACTCTTCACTCAACTCTGCAGACTttagagtattcatcatgtatttcagtgcatatcaatgtatttagagCAGATTGTCTTccttatagtagcctaggcctgcTCCAGTGTTTTTAATCggcgtaaggaataactgtatgaattaattttgcatcaaaaaagcattttgatatcggtaaaggtGTCAATCATTGGCGTATTAGCGGTCAAAGCACGTGCATGACTACATAAATTAttatccaaaaacaaaaaaagttaaacaaaaattctaagaacaattatattttgaatttaaatagtttttgtcttgcgtttacattaattttacatttgaatagccacaattatatatataatatatatatatatataaaaaaaaatatatatatatattcactattttcccaagtgtatttaactactgtaagaaaatattaaatttcgGTACATACtgtcagtattatctttgctttaACTGACTCGACTATGAAATGAACGTGCTCCCACGCAGGCTTGAGCTACCAGAGCTGTTACTATGACAACACGTGTCAGATGAGTTTTACGGACGatacgatcctggatcatgtcaaatcgtcatcatttaaatccagctcattgagtaatccacgtatgaagaacagAGCCCAAGGGTCTGTTTGATCCTGGATCTATTAATCTTGATGACTgatcttcaaacaagtttgcgaatcagattaaaatgtctgtatGAACTGATTTGAGATCACTGCGTTTGGTCATCGTTGTGAAGGACACCCATGTAAAAAACAAGTGcactaaaatagattttaagtACACTTAGTGCACTATTTTGATGactaatttagttaattttgGTTTATTCTAATTTAATCTTTAGTAGTTCTTATAATAACCTGAAGCTCAACTGTGTACTCAGATGTGCTATTTTGACACACCATTAAAATGTACTAAATTCTGcttttattgtgttgtttcagtacAATTTTAGTACAATTAAAATCatctttttatgcattttaatataccaaatgtataaatataaattaaatattatatatatatatatactaaatgcTCAAATAAATTAACTCATAGATTATTTAGAATATAGCAACAGCATATTTTCAGGTGATAAATCATACACTAAAGAGCACATTTTAATTACACTAGTGCACTTCTATAATGGACTTGAAGTGCTCTATTTTTGCCCACTAATTTTGTGCTTAATGTGCTGAATGTTCATATTTAGTAGtacttaaactaaactaaactgtggTGTTTTGACACACCATGAGTCTGGACTGAATTGTGCTTTTAAGGTGCTGTTTCAGTATTGTCAGCTCATGAATCAATGCATGTGTGCTGTCTTTTCCTCTCGTGCAGGAAGACACCATGGAAGTGGAGGAGTTTCTGAAAGAAGCTGCAGTGATGAAAGAAATCAAACACCCAAACCTGGTGCAGCTCTTAGGTGAGGAAAGTTAACAGGAATAGGTAATGAATATGTAAATCACACACAGGTCATGACGGTCATCTTTTTTTGAtcttttgatatattttataCGTAATGATAAGGTTATCAGCTggtatataaaatcacttttctcataaatgtcactttaaaccattgtttggtttttaacaggggagattttcttttgcgtcaactTGCTAAATCCACTTCTGCTTTCCCCCCcccaaaacctctaaatccacctttTGAGATaagaaaatcactaaagatgccattataaattattttaccaaacataaaactcaTTACACAGAccacctgaaattaaaaatacagaaatctgtcaagtaagtgtcggttcactccgctgtgatAAACCAAGGACAAAACAGAAGGATTttagtgcattaatcaataacaataaaactgacattaattaagtCTGAAtgatctgttgtcatttctgaagTTTGGGATTTAGATGTAATGTAAGTAGAGTAATGTAAACATTGCagacattgtaaactaagcttggtggatttaaataatgtaatgtaaaaacattgtgaaacttCAGtttctgtgcattgtccattaatataaaaagttaaTTAGATTTACAggtaaaatgaaataatataaatattgaatagttttatactttatatttctCTTTTAAAACAATAGCTTACATTAGGCCTACTGGGCAATAAGGGCATGCCTCTCAGACTATTTTAGAAGCTGTCAGTCATTCATTCTCACTATACTTACGGTCTTGCTCTTTTGTTTATCCTCATAGTATCCAAGTAGGATAAAAGAACAACATCTTAAATGGTGAAACGGGGTTGCCGTTTATTGTATAGTAAATCAgtctcattcaaagtagcgtcgctGTGCAAAAACACTATGAATGCATGCTGCACTCCCGACAGTACAGtgtgttttcttcttcttataatgcacagagttttgaggtaaggcacgtcttcatttgccattcattgacagtcagacaggctcatccagttcatcaaacgcCGTCTTTTAAAATCGAAAGCGGAATAAATTAGTCTCCTCATAAAGCTGGCGTatctgctacattgaaaacatagtATTGGATTTGCAACTTCTGATTGGGTCTCGGGATATAGCAGCTGTTGCTGTCAAAGGCAGGGGGCGTTTTGCAgattttgccaacaaactgttatttctaaaTGTGCTGACACTGTGATTTAGATGattagaagcaaatctatttgttgaacaTGTAGTACGTGCTTAGCATTCACTCAATGGCATTAGCTCATTTTTGGTGGAAGTGGcttttagcggcttttgcatctgaactcattgtttatatatatatatatagttcatttttttaaacattttttgttttagtatatacagtaaataaatacagaGATTTCTacttcatatacatatataaaacatatacatatataaaaatatatatgtataaaaactaacaaaaagGAGGTATTATAGAGAAACCAAATTCAGTTGTTTTGAATAATTGGTTAAAGTGCAATCTTGAGATCTAGTCATTGCCTGTTTGAAGTAAATAATCCCATCTCATCCAATcgttttccttttttgtttttgtaaccaTAGGAAAATGTTCAGGTAACATATTTGATGAACCACATTGGTTaccactttacttgaaggggtgtttatAAGACTGTCACGTAACCCTTATAATCATGATATGAAACCCTGTCATAAAtccgtcataaacatgattgcctTGAAGCTAATATAAATATGTGAGGAATTTTCTAACAGCGtcattaatattgtttttgtccTCAACTACAGTGAAAcaagctgaatttgtcattaaaatgtcattaaatattaatgaagctCTTAAAAATGATTGGACAGAGTAAAGACACTGATGAGACATTTAATCAATGATGAAAATAATCATGACACCGTTATAATGCCTcaagacaatcatgtttatgacgagttttgttaatattagttcaattaaagttaatttaTAGTCAGTGTAATGACAATTACATTAAACTTCATATCACCCAGTGCTATCAGCATCAGGGTATAACCCACAGGAGAAATGGCTTCATAATCAGAACAACACATTCATGATAATCCTGGAGAATTCAGGCTGATGTTGTGTGCTTTTCAGGCGTCTGCACTCGGGAACCTCCGTTCTACATCATCACTGAGTTCATGACACATGGAAACCTGCTGGATTACCTGCGCGAGTGTAACCGGCAGGAGGTGAACGCTGTGGTGCTGCTCTACATGGCCACGCAGATCTCCTCCGCCATGGAGTACCTGGAGAAGAAGAACTTCATCCACAGGTGAACCAGAAAACACACACctgggcacctattatgcaaaaatcacttgtaTGCAGggtttaagcacagttgtgtgtgtgtgtgtgtgtgtgtgtgtgtgtgtgtgtgtgtgtgtgtgtgtgtgtgtgtgtgtgtgtgtgtgtgtgtgtgtgtgtgtgtgtgtgtgtgtctgtgtgtatgttctaatcagacttgatgcagaagcactgtgattgacattctccctttgtacgtgtcatcagagggcaaaagccccgcccactagtgtccctcattagcatgtccagcagccctgagtgagaagcagccgtctgtccattagccattagagtgtttgagctgctaaagacgatgtcagcatagactaacagcattatagatgtggagttctagatgaacAGTGACAGGAGTCTCCATCAGCAGATTATTTCGCTTGTTTaaagggaaaactcacttaattttgactcattgttTCTAAAtataagacaatattttttgcttaatAATGTCTTGATTCTAGTCCAAAACTCTAAGCATTTATTGCAATGTAGAGCTTGAAGCGGTGTTGAATACTGTCCATATTCCCTAAATGCGATTAGAAGACTGATGTCCAGCTTTAGTAATAGTGTCAGAAAGCCTGTCCTAGGAACTTAAGTTTAATAATAGTTTCCTGCATGGTCGGATAATCATGAAGCACACCATTATGGCATGACTGTCAGTCATTGTTTATGCTACATGTTATACAAGTGAGTACATGTATATGTTTGATTCTGAATagtacagttgaaagcagaagtgtaCATAAACTCTATAAAAGGAGCATGAAAAATATCTGATGGTAAATGATCCTGAATGTtcactattttaggtctgttaggattaactaaatgatttacatttgctcaatgccagaataatgagagaattgtttattaatttctagacagtcaataGTTAACACACATTTTCTTGgtattttagctttgcttttaaactgtagaactttggtcagatgttttgggtcaccgtccacaagcttctcacaatagtttgcaggagttttggctcattcctcctgacagaattgctgtaactgagtcagatttgtaggctttctgctcacacaagctttttcaactctgcccacacattctctataggattgagatcagggctttgtgatggccactccaaaacattcactctgttgtccttagaGCACACTTGAACTCATTTaacagtgtgcttagggtcatggtctgtctggaagagccatttgtggccaagttgtaatgtcctggctgatgtgttgagatgttgcttcagtatttctgcataatgttctgtcttcatgatgccatctatgctgtgaagtggaccagtccctcctgcagcaaaacagccccacaacatgatgctgccgcccccatactgcacagttgggatggtgttgctaggcttgtaagctttcccctttgtcctcatATTGCTcgttatggccaaacagttcaatcttactccatcagagcacaggacttgtctccaaacattagtctTTTCCCAGTGTCAATTATctaatggtaatctggctttgttgttgattccggcttgttgattttcccatgttgctCATCATCGAGAATCTTTTTTCCACTCTTGATCTTCTAACCAAAATCTGATCCATATTTGGCCGCCTCATCCAGCTAAAATCTTGACTATAGTGGGACTTCACTACAATTAGAGTGAATTGACGGTCTGGTTTATCTTTCAGGGATCTGGCAGCCCGTAACTGCTTGGTCGGGGAAAACAACCTGGTTAAAGTGGCAGATTTTGGGCTAAGCCGGCTGATGACGGGAGACACATACACAGCCCACGCTGGAGCAAAGTTCCCCATTAAATGGACTGCGCCGGAGAGTCTGGCCTATAACAAGTTCTCCATCAAGTCAGACGTGTGGGGTACGCATGGACAGACAAAAGAACACACTTCCACTGttacaaatgatgtttacagTAGTTTTATGTTTTCATTGTGTTTTCTCTCATTTACCTTCTTTTGTCTCAACATTTAACTCATTTTATTTAGTTGTCTTACTTTTTTCAAGTTATTTATAAACTGTACTGCAAATGTAGTTAATGGAGCCTCTCGTTTTTGTGGCTTCAGGCATTGTTGGGATATATTTGAATGCTGTTTTAAtgcataaacaattaataaattgcTATGCATATTATTGATGGAGAAGGTATTACCTTTTcaaaattatatttgtatataatataaaataattaattaaagtgTTTTCGCCATGTCCACTGAGCCATCTTTCCACATTCAGACATGCATGTGTGAGAAACTGATCCTCTGATTTGACCTCCTTCAGCATTTGGAGTCCTGCTTTGGGAGATCGCCACCTATGGGATGTCTCCGTATCCAGGAATCGACCTGTCTCAGGTGTATGAGCTGCTGGAGAAAGACTACCGCATGGACAGACCCGAGGGATGCCCAGAGAAAGTCTATGAGCTCATGAGGGCCTGTAAGCAGATCCTTCTACACAATCTCTGAAAGAAAGAGTAGACAAAGTGACACCCTATCATGCACACTGTGCAATGCAAGTGTTGTTTAGCTTTTATCAGCTCAGCGCAGGTTTCATTTTAACGTCCTGTGCCCTGTTTATATGGCAAATCTGCTTTGGTGCAATTGAAGCTTGCTTCTAAAGGTAATTGAATCTGCTTGGTTTAATGCATATTACACTCAAAGCACACCCATGACTCTTTAACGACGTAAGGACATCCCTTTTAGACCagttttcccatccttaaaattgtaaaagtggattcagacttGCTCCAAGTGCATTTATATCGTTAAAATGGAGCCCAGTGAGTAAACCTGTATGACTGTAGTGTTTCTGTCTTTAGGTTGGAGGTGGAACCCTGCCGAGCGCCCTTCTTTTGCTGAGACCCATCAGGCGTTCGAGACCATGTTTCAAGAGTCCAGTATCTCTGATGGTATGAGCTTTCAAAATCTTTAATCAAACTGTTTTGAATAATAACaccatgtgtgtgtatttatggcCATGTGGAGTCTGATTTGAGGTTACTGTCTTACTGTCAACTCTAAATTACAATTAGTAACGGATTCAGATGTTCCCTATCTATGCATTCTGcactattttacattaataatgcattcagtttactgtaaatcTGTACCTCTCTGGTGGCTCATCCTCATTCTTGTTGCATTGCAGAGGTGGAGAAAGAGTTggggaaaaaaggaaagaagCTGACCCTGGGACCAATACAGCAGGCGCCAGAACTTCCAACTAAAACCAGGACACTACGAAGACCTACAGACGGCAGGGATGGGGACAGTCCCGGTAAGCTCTTCTCTCTCAGACCTCTGCTTATTTTCGTTATTATCGAGCAGTTGTACTGATGAACTAAACTTTCTCCAGACGCAGCCGAGGCCGAGGTCACTGGACCCCCGATGATGCCGAGGCCACTCCTAGATAGCAACCTGAATGAAGATGATCGGCTCCAGTCTAAAGATAATAAGGATAAATTTCGAATGAATCCCTTCAGTTATATTAAGAAAAAGAAGAGGACGGCTCCGGCGCCCCCAAAGCGCAGCAGCTCCTTTGGGAAGATGGACGGACACCTAGACCGTAGAGGATTGGGTACTGACTGCAGGGAGGATTTCAGCAACGGGTCTTCCACCAATGATGCCTTAAACAGCATTGACCCTTGCAAATTAGTTGGGTCAAACAGTACCACGACCATCGGGGTCACCAACGGAGCTCCAGTGTATCCCGGTCAGCTCTTCCCATCTCATCCACGGAAAAAGGGCACTACATCGGGTGGTGGAGGGAAGCTTGCCACGACTCCACCTCCAGAGGAGGACTCCATGTCAAACTCCAAACGCTTCCTACGATCTTCTTCTTCCTCCAGCATGCCTCCAGGCTCTGATCGCTTCGAATGGAAGTCCGTAACCCTGCCGCGGGACATTCAGTCAACACACTTTGATTCTAACACATTCAGAGGCAAGCCAGCTTTACCTCGTAAGAGCTGCATGCCACGAGGTGGCACGCTTACCCCACCACCACGCCTTCCCAAGAAAAGTGAAGATGTTTCAGACGAAGTCTTCAAGGACTCTGAGTCTAGTCCTGGATCAAGTCCTTTAACTCTGACTCCCAAGCTAGGCCGCCGACCCCAAACAGAAAGCTCCAAAACTAGTGCCTTACAAACAGAGGTATTAAAACCCAATGTGCTTCCACCTCTTGGAGACGAAGGCAGACCTCGAAGACTCAAACTGTCCTCTGAAATCCCAGGACAGAGAGAGCGGGAGAAGGGGAAGTTTGCGAAACCCAAACCCGCTCCCCCTCCTCCTCCGGTGTCCAGTGCCAAATCTGGAAAGACCTCAAGGAGTCCGACTTTTGAGGTGTCTTCAGATACCAAAGTCAAGAGTTCACTAGACTCCGCAGATCAAGGCAAGGCTAGTCTATCCCAAGAAAGTGCTAAAAAGTTGCCCAAAAATGGCTCAAAGGTAAACCCCTCGAAGGCAGGTGCGACTGCTCCTCTACCTGGAATGGGAGCCAGTCCTGTGGTCGGGGATCCGGGATCCAGCTTCATCCCACTGATGACGACGCGACGTTCACTGAGGAAGGCTCCAGCACGGCAGCCATCAGAGCGACTCTCCAGCTCCACCATCACTCGAGACATGCTGTTGGAGAGCTCTGAGCTCCTGCGTACCGCCATTGCACGTGTCTCCGAGCAGACCGGCAGCCACAGCGCTGTCCTGGAGGCGGGGAAAAATCTGTCCAAGTACTGCGTCAGCTACGTGGAGTCCATCCAGCAGATGCGGAACAAGTTTGCTTTCCGCGAAGCCATCAATAAGCTGGAGAGCAGCCTGCGCGAGCTGCAGATCTGCCCCGCGGCCACCGGCACCGCAAACACTCCGCAGGACTTCTCAAAGCTGCTGTGCTCCGTCAAGGAGATCAGCGACATCGTGCAGAGGTAGCAGAGAACGGCGCCACTGGAAACACAGTATCTCGATGTCTGGGGCCATGTCTTACATTTCAGTTCAACACACCTCAGCTTATCTCATGCCAAATAGAGGAACGTTTGTTCAGTGTCTTATTACTGTGTGCACAAAAGGGGGAACGTTTGATGCAGAGCTGTGCTGAAGAGTAGGTCAAGAAATCAACTCTGCCACTTTCAAAATGCATTGCTATTCTCTCTGGAATCTATTCTgagattagtttttaacagcagtcggcgctctaggctattgtttaacagcagacggcactttAGGCTAGTCTTTAGCAGCAAACGCTAAACCCACAATGGATCTTCCTCATGAGCATTTTTTGtatagttaaaaactagcctaaagccccatctgctgttaaacactagcatagagcgcTGTCTACTGTTTGTATCTTgcttagagtgccatctgctatttaaaactagcctagagcaccatttgccGTTTCACACAAGCGTAGAGCGCCGTCTGCCATTAGACACtaacctagagtgccgtctgcaggtaaacactagcctagagtgccatttgctgttaaaacaaGCCTAGaccgccctctgctgttaaaaactagtcttgagcgccacctgctgttaaaaaaatagcctagagcgccatctgctgttaaactagccTGAAGCACCATTTGCGGTTTCAAATGAGCGTAGAATGCCTTCTGCCattaaacactaacctagagcgcaGTCTGCAGGtaaacactagcatagagcgTCATCTGTTGTTTAAacaagcctagagtgccatctgcctTTTaagcactagcctagagcgccatctgcaggtaaacactagtctagagcgccatctgcaggtAAACAccagcctagagcatcatctgttgttaaaacaagcctagagtgccatctgcctTTTaagcactagcctagagcgccatctgcaggtaaacactagtctagagcatcatctgtTGCTAAAGCAAGCCTAGaacgccctctgctgttaaaaaaactaacctagagtacCAACCGTTGttaaaaaactagtctagagtgtcACCTGCTGTTTATATCCAGcatagagcgctgtctgctgtttaaaactagtctagagcaccatctgatttTTATGTCTAGCcttgagcgccatctgctgttaaaaactagcatggagcgctgtctgctgtttatatgtagcctagagcgccatctgctatttaaaactagcctaaagcaccattTGCCGTTTTacactagcatagagcgccgtctgccattaaacactaacctagagcgccgtctgctgttaaacactagcctagagagaCATCTGCaggtaaacactagcctagagcgtcatctgcaggtaaacactagtctagagcgtcatctgttgttaaaacaagcgtagagcgccctctgctgtttaaacacaagcctagagcgccatcttctgTTAAAAATTAAGCTCAGAATTTATTTAAATGAGAATATTGCATCTTGATCAACTCTGAATCAATGCGCAATCGATTTCTCGAACATTTCCTCGCCACAGCTCTACTTCGATGTTCCTCTATCATCCATTCGGCGACCCTAAAGGAACTCCAGGTCGAAGTCTTCGTGACGTGATCCTTCCTGACTGTCCTCTGCATTTTCTCAACGAAAAAGGCCTGATCTCAGCGATGCAGACGATTGAAAGTGAATCACCTCGCGTGCCTCGTAATTATGGAACCAGAATCTATTTTGATCACAGAATGAAACTGATGTAGTATTTTTGCGATGTGGTTTTTGGTGTAGGGTGTTATGGTGAGATTGTGAACGCTCCCTGTGATGTGAGGAACTGCTTTAAGTATTGCAACACTGTGCCACGAACGACATTTCACGGACAATTCAGTTTTATTGCGCGGTTTGTGTTCCTACACAGCTTTCGGCAATGCCTTAGAGACACAAATCATCGATCGGCGATTAAAAAACACTACTGTCTCAAGGAGAAAGACTTGGAGGTGTGAAACCTGAGCTTAAGAAGCCGTATATgtatagatgtttttattttaacgttGATTTCAGACTGACGGAGGAGCTTTAATGACCACACTATTCTGTCTTAACCAGTCTTTTCTCGTTGTTTTGCTCGTTTAGTTAAAATAATGCCCTTGTTTTCAGTATTAGTTTGTATTTTCCAACACTTTGCCGTCAGACTGCGATGCCTGAGGAGGACCACACGCTGCCTTGATTTCAACACGCCACCAGTGTTGCTGACGTTTTTATATCTTGTCCTTTAGAGATCATGCCACTACTTTTACATTTGTATTCAAGCCTCACTTTTTTTAATGCTCGTTTCTGTAAATACACACTTGTTTTCTCCTATCGGTTGATTCTTCTTGTAACCCTGGTGCAATGTGTGTTGCATACAATACAGTTTTGCTACTTGAACGACATCAGGGGTTTGTGTTTATTAGAGTTTAGTGTGTTTCTGCATGCAGAGAGCTGACAAATATGCTGTTTATAAATacacactaactggccactttattaggtacaccttaccagtattgatttggaccccttttgccttcagaactgccttaatccttcatggcagattttgctccaaattgacatgatagcatcacacagttgctgcagatttgtcggctgcacatccatgatgccaatctcccgttccaccacatcccaaagctgctctattggattgagctctggtgactgtggaggccatttgagtacagtgaactcatcgtcatgttcagcagtctgagatgattgagctttatgacatgctgcgttatcctgctggaagtagccatcagaagatggagacactgtgctcataaagggatggacatggtcagcagcaatactcaggtaggctgtggcgttgacattatgcaggtgtacctaataaaatggccggttattgtatataaaataccattgtgaaaaaataaatatatttagctccatgacaacagaaatgtttaacaatttactgcattttaaacattgataatactaatattaaatttcatCATGCACGACAGTGAAAATGCAACACCAGAAACACAAACAtgcagagcatttttttttttattgtcgtCATTAAAATCAAAAAGtcaacattttaaaatcatatacACACGAGAACAGTTCAAACGTTAGCACAGCTCCTCCAGTCTATACATATGTACTGTTTATACTGGTGTGTGAAGAGAGAAGCATGAGCGCCGTCCTCtaaaccagtgtgtgtgtgatgtagtgTCCTCTTCTGTGCTGTCCGTCACATCACCAACACACAGAGCTTTATGTACAGCAGTGTAATCAGATCTCATATGGTACATACACTGAATTAAGACACAGATGCTGCTTCAGAAGCTGTTAATATACAAGCCCATGTTTACTGTACACAACCAGCGCGTTTCAGAGATCTATACATTTCAGAATCAGAATAATGATGGGGCAGTGGTGTGAAACTCAGGTCTGGTGAGGTGATGGCAATGATATTAACATGAATGATAACAGTAAGGCAATGTAAAGTGATGGAAGTAAAAACAAGCGTTTGGATATGAGGAAAGAGTCTATAAAGTGATCTTATTCTTTTCATTAAGCTGTTCACACCACAAGAAAATTGGGATCAATGCATTTGCGAAtgcatattaaaattataattacaatgtaaataattgaaatattaaTCTGCACCCTGTCTCATTACAGGAGCTTCAACACGTCAAAGCAAATGCATTCGACATTCGTAATATTGTAACGCAATATTACAGTGCCAATATTAGGATATATTCAATTCCACGTCTTGTTTATTTCTGCCAAATCGGATGTCTTATTGATATAAAAAGTCTCATTAAGCTATAAAATATACTCTCAATAACGTGTTCAATGCTGTCACGTTATCAAAAGTCCCATTAGTGACTTGTCAAATCAACAATAGCAGAAATGCATTTGACGTTCATATTAACGTAACTCGTACAGCGCCAATATTAAGACACATTCAATGCCATGTCTTGTTTATTTCCCACAAATCTGATGTCTGATCGATATAAAAGAGTGT
This window encodes:
- the abl1 gene encoding tyrosine-protein kinase ABL1 isoform X1, producing the protein MGQQPGKLVGEQRRPSLPALPFIKAAGRRETPRHGAPHCNVFTVHESRPDFDPPGLSEAARWNSKENLLSGPSENDPNLFVALYDFVASGDNTLSITKGEKLRVLGYNHNGEWCEAQTKNGQGWVPSNYITPVNSLEKHSWYHGPVSRNAAEYLLSSGINGSFLVRESESSPGQRSISLRYEGRVYHYRINTASDGKLYVSSESRFNTLAELVHHHSTVSDGLITTLHYPAPKRNKPTIYGVSPNYDKWEMERTDITMKHKLGGGQYGEVYEGVWKKYSLTVAVKTLKEDTMEVEEFLKEAAVMKEIKHPNLVQLLGVCTREPPFYIITEFMTHGNLLDYLRECNRQEVNAVVLLYMATQISSAMEYLEKKNFIHRDLAARNCLVGENNLVKVADFGLSRLMTGDTYTAHAGAKFPIKWTAPESLAYNKFSIKSDVWAFGVLLWEIATYGMSPYPGIDLSQVYELLEKDYRMDRPEGCPEKVYELMRACWRWNPAERPSFAETHQAFETMFQESSISDEVEKELGKKGKKLTLGPIQQAPELPTKTRTLRRPTDGRDGDSPDAAEAEVTGPPMMPRPLLDSNLNEDDRLQSKDNKDKFRMNPFSYIKKKKRTAPAPPKRSSSFGKMDGHLDRRGLGTDCREDFSNGSSTNDALNSIDPCKLVGSNSTTTIGVTNGAPVYPGQLFPSHPRKKGTTSGGGGKLATTPPPEEDSMSNSKRFLRSSSSSSMPPGSDRFEWKSVTLPRDIQSTHFDSNTFRGKPALPRKSCMPRGGTLTPPPRLPKKSEDVSDEVFKDSESSPGSSPLTLTPKLGRRPQTESSKTSALQTEVLKPNVLPPLGDEGRPRRLKLSSEIPGQREREKGKFAKPKPAPPPPPVSSAKSGKTSRSPTFEVSSDTKVKSSLDSADQGKASLSQESAKKLPKNGSKVNPSKAGATAPLPGMGASPVVGDPGSSFIPLMTTRRSLRKAPARQPSERLSSSTITRDMLLESSELLRTAIARVSEQTGSHSAVLEAGKNLSKYCVSYVESIQQMRNKFAFREAINKLESSLRELQICPAATGTANTPQDFSKLLCSVKEISDIVQR